TCTCGGAGACCAGCGGGTGGCGCACCACGTCCTCCTCCGAGAAATATTGGAAATAAATGCCCGGTATCCCCTTCAAGATCCGTTCGGCCTCGATCAGCCCCGAGACCCTGCCCGCGGGCAGGTCCACTTGCGTCACGTCGCCGGTGACCACCGCCTTCGAGTCGAACCCCAAGCGGGTCAGGAACATCTTCATCTGCTCGCTCGTGCAATTCTGGGCCTCGTCCAGGATGACGAACGAGCCGTTGAGCGTCCGCCCGCGCATGAAGGCCAGCGGGGCGATCTCGATGACGCCCGTTTCGGTCAGCTTCACGATCTTGTCGTAGTCCATCATGTCGTAAAGGGCGTCGTAGAGGGGGCGCAGGTAGGGGCTCACCTTCTCGATCATGTCACCGGGGAGAAAACCGAGTTTCTCCCCCGCCTCGACCGCGGGCCTCGCCAGGATGATCCGGCTGACCTGTCTCTTCAAGAACGCCATCACGGCCATCGCGACGGCGAGATAGGTCTTTCCCGTGCCCGCCGGCCCGACGCCAAAGACCAGGTCGTGGCCCCGAATCGCATCCATATAATCCTTCTGGCGCGGGGTCTTGGGGATGATGAACTTGTTGCGTGCCGGGATGAAGATCGTGTCATCCAGGAGGTCTTGAAGGTTGGCCTCCTGATTGGCGGAAAACAGGCGGATCGCCTGCTCGATCTCCGTCCCGTAGACCGGGAACCCTTTCTTCAGCATGGCGTAGAGTTCGAGGAGGATCTTTTCGACCAGTTTGATCTGGGGCTCGGTGCCGTGGATGTTCACGTCCGTGCCGCGGACGTGGATCTGGACGCCCAGCTTCTTCTCCAGCGACCTCAAGTGCTCGTCTTGAACCCCGAAAAGGTTCCGGGCGAGGTCGTTGTCGTCGAAACGGAGTTTTTTGGCGGCGTCACTCATCCCAACCGGGGACCTCCAGCCCCCTTTTTGTCCGCCGGCGGCGGGTT
Above is a genomic segment from bacterium containing:
- a CDS encoding PhoH family protein codes for the protein MSDAAKKLRFDDNDLARNLFGVQDEHLRSLEKKLGVQIHVRGTDVNIHGTEPQIKLVEKILLELYAMLKKGFPVYGTEIEQAIRLFSANQEANLQDLLDDTIFIPARNKFIIPKTPRQKDYMDAIRGHDLVFGVGPAGTGKTYLAVAMAVMAFLKRQVSRIILARPAVEAGEKLGFLPGDMIEKVSPYLRPLYDALYDMMDYDKIVKLTETGVIEIAPLAFMRGRTLNGSFVILDEAQNCTSEQMKMFLTRLGFDSKAVVTGDVTQVDLPAGRVSGLIEAERILKGIPGIYFQYFSEEDVVRHPLVSEIVRAYEGSRNDQSSKKA